The proteins below come from a single Parageobacillus thermoglucosidasius genomic window:
- a CDS encoding thioredoxin family protein: MSIKNELFSIEEIDHFVNHHHLAFLYILKTNCSVCHALLPKVKKVMAEFPKIQMALVNADNVPDIAGHLSIFTAPVLILYVDGKEVLREARFVHVEQFKEKVKKIYFLAEQS, encoded by the coding sequence TTGAGTATTAAGAATGAATTATTTTCCATAGAGGAAATTGATCATTTTGTTAACCATCATCATTTAGCATTTTTATACATCTTAAAAACAAATTGCAGTGTTTGCCATGCATTACTGCCAAAAGTGAAAAAAGTCATGGCAGAATTTCCAAAGATTCAAATGGCCTTGGTCAACGCCGATAATGTCCCGGACATAGCAGGTCACCTTTCCATATTTACCGCCCCTGTTTTAATTTTATATGTCGATGGAAAAGAAGTTTTACGAGAGGCAAGGTTCGTTCATGTTGAACAGTTTAAAGAGAAAGTGAAGAAGATTTATTTTTTAGCGGAACAATCATAA
- a CDS encoding ArsR/SmtB family transcription factor, which translates to MSEKTMELFRACIPLFQTLSDPHRQDIILLLAEHEALTVNEITEHSNLSRPAISHHLKILRDAGLVTVEQKGTQRYYLLSLESAIHQLKQLIQSVENECL; encoded by the coding sequence ATGAGTGAGAAGACAATGGAATTGTTTCGCGCTTGCATTCCTTTGTTTCAGACGCTAAGCGATCCGCATCGCCAAGATATTATTTTGTTGCTCGCCGAACATGAAGCATTAACCGTAAACGAAATTACGGAGCATTCTAACTTATCGAGACCAGCGATTTCCCATCATTTAAAAATTTTGCGCGATGCCGGGCTTGTCACTGTCGAGCAAAAAGGAACGCAACGTTATTACTTGCTTTCATTAGAAAGTGCCATTCATCAATTAAAACAGCTCATTCAGTCGGTCGAAAATGAATGCCTTTAG
- a CDS encoding SDR family NAD(P)-dependent oxidoreductase, translated as MKRETVLITGASGGIGYAFAERFAKDGYDVVAVARSEKKLHQLKEMLEAKYGIRVFLYVKDLTKQEEVESLYHELKQQHIEIDVLINNAGFGLYGEFTETNLAEELNMIDLNVKTLTHLTKRAVVDMVKRNKGKILNVASTAAFQPGPLMAVYYATKAYVLSFTEALANELKGTNVTVAALCLGPTETEFFERANLLQSKLRKLGVMDVKQVVEAGYNGLIKNKTIIIPGFKNRLLAASVRFLPRKAVTAIVRQIQEREQTKSEGSTYHC; from the coding sequence ATGAAAAGAGAAACGGTTCTCATAACAGGGGCTTCGGGAGGAATTGGTTATGCATTTGCGGAACGGTTTGCCAAAGACGGCTACGATGTCGTGGCTGTTGCCCGCAGTGAAAAAAAGTTACACCAATTAAAGGAAATGTTGGAAGCAAAATATGGCATTCGCGTTTTTCTTTATGTAAAAGATTTGACGAAGCAAGAAGAAGTTGAGAGTTTGTATCATGAATTAAAACAGCAGCACATTGAAATCGATGTGCTCATCAATAATGCCGGCTTTGGTTTATACGGGGAATTTACGGAAACCAACTTAGCAGAAGAATTAAACATGATTGATTTGAATGTAAAAACATTGACCCATCTTACGAAACGGGCAGTAGTCGACATGGTTAAGCGGAACAAAGGGAAAATTTTGAATGTCGCTTCCACTGCTGCTTTCCAGCCGGGCCCGCTGATGGCAGTTTATTACGCGACAAAGGCGTACGTCCTTTCCTTTACAGAAGCATTGGCGAACGAATTAAAAGGAACGAACGTGACGGTTGCTGCACTTTGCCTTGGACCAACTGAAACAGAATTTTTTGAGCGTGCCAATTTGTTGCAATCGAAACTGCGCAAACTCGGTGTCATGGACGTCAAACAAGTCGTCGAAGCCGGTTATAACGGGCTGATAAAAAATAAGACCATCATTATTCCGGGATTCAAAAACCGTTTGCTTGCAGCGAGTGTCCGATTTTTGCCGCGGAAGGCGGTAACCGCAATCGTCAGACAAATACAAGAACGTGAGCAAACCAAAAGCGAAGGCAGTACTTATCATTGTTAA
- a CDS encoding L,D-transpeptidase family protein: protein MYKHIVKQGETIFSIATDYRTSAQALLNANHLTMSSVLVPGQEIVIPHLPAKGSIPYTIHISVSRRQLTLKKNGSIVRIYPIAVGKMVTATPVGDFVIVNRQPNPGGPFGAIWLSLSKIHYGIHGTNNPSSIGKYVSKGCIRMHNKDVLELASLVPNGTEVFIRP, encoded by the coding sequence ATGTACAAACATATTGTAAAACAAGGGGAAACCATCTTTTCCATTGCGACGGATTATCGCACTTCAGCGCAAGCGTTGTTAAATGCCAATCATTTGACTATGTCTTCTGTCCTCGTTCCCGGTCAGGAGATTGTGATTCCTCATCTTCCCGCAAAAGGTTCTATTCCATATACCATCCATATTTCTGTCAGCCGCCGGCAGTTAACATTAAAAAAGAACGGAAGCATTGTTCGTATATATCCGATTGCTGTTGGAAAAATGGTGACGGCAACACCGGTTGGCGACTTTGTCATCGTCAATCGCCAACCGAATCCTGGCGGGCCGTTTGGCGCTATATGGTTAAGTTTATCGAAAATCCATTATGGCATTCACGGCACAAATAATCCATCCTCCATTGGAAAATATGTATCAAAAGGATGCATCCGAATGCACAACAAAGATGTCTTAGAATTAGCTTCGCTTGTGCCAAACGGAACAGAAGTGTTCATCCGGCCATAA
- a CDS encoding TetR/AcrR family transcriptional regulator: protein MRQGLDKMSVLKAAAELADQEGFEQLSLASLAKKLQIRTPSLYNHVHGLPGLKKELACYALRKLKETLAEAVIGKSGDEALHSIGVAYVSFVRQHPGLYEATMGAPDPLDSDIQAAGNEIVALLLRVLEPYRLDRENALHTVRGLRSIVHGFATLELKKGFNMNLDTDETLKHILSTYLAGLRTKFH, encoded by the coding sequence ATGAGGCAAGGCCTTGATAAAATGTCTGTTCTCAAGGCGGCAGCGGAACTTGCTGATCAAGAAGGGTTTGAACAGTTATCCCTCGCTTCCTTAGCTAAAAAATTACAGATCCGCACTCCGTCGTTGTATAACCATGTGCACGGATTGCCAGGTTTGAAAAAGGAACTAGCTTGTTATGCGCTGCGCAAATTAAAGGAAACACTGGCGGAAGCGGTTATTGGCAAATCCGGTGATGAGGCTTTGCATTCTATAGGAGTTGCCTATGTTTCATTTGTTCGGCAACACCCCGGACTTTATGAAGCAACCATGGGAGCCCCCGATCCTCTAGATTCAGACATTCAAGCAGCCGGAAACGAAATTGTTGCTCTCTTGCTGCGTGTTTTGGAACCATACAGGCTTGACCGCGAAAATGCCCTCCATACTGTGCGCGGCCTTCGCAGTATTGTGCATGGATTCGCCACTCTAGAGTTAAAGAAAGGATTCAATATGAATCTAGACACAGATGAAACTTTGAAACACATTTTGAGCACATACTTAGCTGGGCTGCGCACAAAATTTCACTAA
- a CDS encoding MBL fold metallo-hydrolase, translating to MRIRQHGFIYQLTFLPSLFPVNCYLVEEENELTLIDAALPYSHKKILQTANKIGKPITRIVLTHAHQDHVGALDYLKKALPKAEVMISKRDAKILRGDRTLEASEPQTPIRGSIPKSLQTRPDHLLNDGDRIGSLKAIFAPGHTPGLMAFLDMRSHALIVGDAFQTHGGIAVAGKVKPLFPFPAFGTWNKEIALESARKLRDLNPSLLASGHGPMLMNPVAAMSKAINDAEKSLERRGNQ from the coding sequence GTGCGCATTCGCCAACATGGATTTATATATCAATTAACATTTTTACCGTCTCTTTTTCCGGTGAACTGTTATCTTGTTGAAGAAGAAAATGAATTAACCCTTATTGATGCCGCACTTCCTTACAGCCACAAGAAAATATTACAAACAGCAAATAAAATAGGTAAGCCTATCACTCGCATTGTATTAACACATGCTCATCAAGATCATGTGGGGGCACTGGATTATTTAAAAAAGGCGCTGCCTAAAGCAGAGGTAATGATATCAAAACGGGACGCCAAAATTTTGCGGGGTGATCGAACACTTGAAGCCTCTGAACCGCAAACGCCCATTCGCGGCAGCATACCTAAATCTCTTCAAACAAGGCCTGATCATTTACTTAACGATGGCGACAGAATTGGGTCGCTTAAAGCAATATTCGCCCCAGGACATACTCCTGGCCTAATGGCGTTCTTAGACATGCGGAGCCACGCCTTAATTGTTGGAGATGCCTTCCAAACACATGGAGGCATTGCAGTTGCTGGCAAAGTAAAGCCGTTATTTCCATTTCCGGCATTCGGAACTTGGAATAAAGAAATAGCGTTAGAAAGCGCACGAAAATTGAGAGATTTAAATCCTTCCTTGTTAGCCTCAGGGCATGGTCCTATGTTAATGAATCCTGTTGCGGCAATGAGCAAGGCCATCAACGATGCAGAAAAATCATTAGAAAGAAGGGGAAACCAATGA
- a CDS encoding sigma-54-dependent Fis family transcriptional regulator, with the protein MNSRREDVKEMWKRFIFGDELDEKLSPIVKDSWIRSKKWKVDPFRPYGCIKTIDMAQYQYLIDLSIPLMEGLYSIVKGSGFLVILCNEKGQLLKSLGDPETLEMAAQIGFVEGADWSEQTMGTNAIGTSIVIDQPVQIFAEEHYSQICQSWTCSAAPIHDSNGSIIGVLNVSGPYEKVHPHTLGMVVSAVKAIEYQLKLNENVEKNMMMQRFLEATTNNMKEGILIIDTEGNIIKANDQLKKLLCLDQPHLEGKRINEILANPSIASNRPVYLQNKELHLKVKPSRNIRHVMVDKIPIYKDNHWIGSMIMLKEIEQVRQFVNRLSGNQAKITFDDIIGKHPYFLQKLNEAKLAAATDSNVLIMGESGTGKEMLAQAIHNASKRRNKPFIAINCGGIPRDLLGSELFGYVEGAFTGAKKGGSAGKFELADGGTLFLDEIGEMSLEMQVLLLRVIQEKEVMRIGGHKVIPVDVRIIAATNKNLREEVQKGSFREDLFFRLHVMPITLPPLRERKEDIPLLVHHFISKLCQKLNKPFPEIRPDFFQALMQYDWPGNIRELQNILERTLNQHTNSILTANDLPEEMFQMFPSLKKKEVPVHRDDIKKQSIIQALRLCNGNISKAAKHLGISRSTFYRQMRKFNIAY; encoded by the coding sequence GTGAATAGCCGGCGGGAGGATGTCAAAGAAATGTGGAAGCGCTTTATTTTTGGCGATGAGCTGGATGAAAAGCTTTCCCCGATTGTCAAAGACTCATGGATTCGCTCTAAAAAATGGAAGGTAGATCCTTTCCGGCCGTATGGTTGTATAAAAACAATAGACATGGCGCAATACCAATACTTGATTGATTTATCAATACCGTTAATGGAAGGGCTTTATTCCATCGTAAAGGGATCGGGATTTTTAGTCATTCTTTGCAATGAAAAAGGGCAGTTACTAAAATCACTCGGCGATCCCGAAACACTGGAGATGGCAGCGCAAATCGGCTTTGTCGAGGGAGCCGATTGGAGTGAACAAACGATGGGGACCAATGCGATTGGCACGTCCATTGTGATCGATCAGCCTGTACAAATATTTGCGGAAGAACATTATTCGCAAATATGCCAATCATGGACTTGTTCCGCGGCCCCGATTCACGATTCCAATGGCAGCATCATCGGGGTGTTAAATGTATCCGGACCATATGAAAAAGTGCATCCTCACACGCTGGGGATGGTGGTTTCCGCGGTCAAAGCTATTGAGTATCAATTGAAATTAAATGAGAATGTGGAAAAAAATATGATGATGCAAAGGTTTCTGGAAGCGACAACCAATAATATGAAAGAAGGCATCCTCATTATTGACACAGAAGGGAACATTATAAAGGCGAACGATCAGCTGAAGAAACTGCTTTGCCTTGATCAGCCGCATCTCGAAGGAAAAAGAATCAACGAAATTTTGGCCAATCCATCGATTGCTTCCAATCGGCCTGTCTACCTGCAAAACAAGGAACTCCATTTAAAAGTGAAACCATCAAGAAACATCCGTCATGTTATGGTTGATAAAATTCCCATCTATAAAGACAACCATTGGATCGGTTCGATGATTATGCTGAAAGAAATTGAACAAGTGCGCCAATTTGTCAACCGGCTATCCGGAAACCAGGCAAAAATAACATTTGATGACATTATCGGAAAACATCCTTATTTTCTGCAAAAACTGAATGAAGCAAAACTCGCGGCAGCGACCGACTCCAACGTTTTGATCATGGGAGAAAGCGGAACGGGAAAAGAAATGCTCGCGCAAGCCATTCATAATGCAAGCAAGCGAAGAAACAAGCCGTTTATTGCCATCAATTGCGGCGGAATCCCTCGCGATCTTCTCGGCAGCGAGCTGTTTGGCTATGTGGAAGGCGCCTTTACTGGAGCGAAAAAAGGCGGAAGTGCGGGAAAATTTGAGCTTGCTGATGGCGGCACTCTCTTTTTGGATGAAATTGGCGAAATGTCTTTAGAAATGCAGGTCCTGCTTTTGCGTGTCATTCAGGAAAAAGAAGTGATGCGGATTGGCGGCCATAAAGTGATACCGGTGGATGTCCGCATTATTGCGGCGACGAATAAAAACCTCCGCGAAGAAGTGCAAAAAGGAAGTTTCAGGGAAGATCTGTTCTTTCGCCTTCATGTGATGCCGATCACCTTGCCTCCTTTGCGGGAAAGAAAAGAAGATATACCGCTTCTTGTCCATCATTTTATCAGCAAGCTTTGCCAAAAATTAAATAAGCCGTTTCCGGAAATCCGGCCAGACTTTTTCCAAGCACTCATGCAGTACGACTGGCCGGGGAATATCCGGGAATTGCAAAACATATTAGAAAGAACGTTAAACCAACATACGAACTCGATTTTAACCGCAAACGATTTGCCGGAAGAAATGTTTCAAATGTTTCCAAGTTTGAAGAAGAAAGAAGTGCCGGTGCATAGAGACGATATTAAAAAACAGTCCATCATTCAGGCATTACGTTTATGCAACGGGAATATTTCGAAAGCGGCTAAGCATTTAGGGATTTCCAGAAGCACTTTTTATCGGCAAATGCGAAAATTTAACATCGCTTATTAG
- a CDS encoding thiamine pyrophosphate-dependent dehydrogenase E1 component subunit alpha — protein sequence MVISIDHLIWMYETMYKIRYYEDKMAEAYAEGKNPVFNIGAGPVPGEMHLATGQEPAAVGICVHLKKEDTVTSPHRPHHHAIAKGVDLNRMTAEIFGKVTGLGKGKGGHMHLFDPDVKFSCGGIVGAGIPHALGAALAAKKKGTDWVAVAFIGEGAANQGAFHESLNMAALWNLPLIVVIENNQYGISVPKSASTSVPSNDIRAVAYGIKGYYVKDNDPIEMYNVSKEAVERARRGEGPSIIEIETYRYLGHFQGDPEVYRDKNEVTLLREKDPIVRMRQILIKEHGIEEQRLIALENKAKQEVDAAYQFARESDYPEPADALKDLFV from the coding sequence TTGGTGATTTCGATTGACCATCTTATTTGGATGTATGAAACAATGTACAAAATCCGTTATTACGAGGATAAAATGGCAGAAGCTTATGCCGAAGGAAAAAACCCTGTCTTTAATATTGGCGCAGGACCTGTGCCGGGTGAAATGCACTTGGCAACAGGGCAGGAACCGGCTGCCGTCGGCATATGCGTTCATCTCAAGAAAGAAGACACGGTAACATCTCCGCATCGCCCGCACCATCATGCGATCGCAAAAGGGGTTGACCTGAACAGAATGACCGCCGAAATCTTTGGAAAAGTGACTGGACTTGGAAAAGGAAAAGGCGGGCATATGCACTTATTTGATCCAGATGTCAAATTTTCTTGCGGCGGAATTGTCGGAGCCGGCATACCCCATGCGCTTGGCGCAGCGCTCGCAGCAAAGAAAAAAGGAACCGATTGGGTGGCTGTCGCTTTTATCGGGGAAGGAGCGGCCAACCAAGGTGCTTTCCATGAATCTTTAAATATGGCGGCACTTTGGAACTTACCTTTGATTGTCGTGATTGAGAACAATCAATACGGAATTTCTGTCCCTAAATCGGCATCCACGTCCGTTCCGTCCAATGACATAAGAGCAGTCGCATATGGAATAAAAGGATATTATGTGAAAGATAATGACCCGATCGAAATGTACAATGTTTCCAAAGAAGCGGTGGAACGGGCGAGAAGGGGAGAAGGGCCATCCATCATTGAAATCGAAACTTACCGTTATTTAGGGCATTTCCAAGGAGATCCGGAAGTGTACCGCGATAAAAACGAAGTGACGTTGTTGAGGGAAAAAGACCCAATTGTCCGTATGCGCCAAATTTTAATAAAAGAACATGGAATAGAAGAACAGCGGCTGATTGCATTGGAAAATAAAGCGAAGCAGGAAGTCGACGCCGCTTATCAGTTTGCGCGCGAAAGCGATTATCCGGAACCGGCTGATGCGTTAAAAGATCTTTTTGTTTAA
- a CDS encoding alpha-ketoacid dehydrogenase subunit beta — translation MQKTKRRLLTGNKAIAEAIRQEMERDPSVFVMGEDVGVYGGIFGATEGLFQQFGPERVMDTPISETAFIGAAIGAAAEGMRPIVELMFVDFFGVCMDQIYNHMAKIPYMSGGRVKLPIVLMTAVGGGYSDAAQHSQTLYATFAHLPGMKVVAPSTPYDLKGMMISAIRDDNPVVFMFHKTLQGLGWMDQLDASVGHVPEEAYTVPIGKAKVVREGTDITIVGIQMTTHHALEAAKKLEQHGVQAEVIDLRSLVPLDRETILQSIKKTHRLLVVDEDYLSYGMTAEIAAIAAEEGLYDLDAPVRRLAVPDVPIPYSRPLEQFVLPNADKIFHEAMKLVNE, via the coding sequence ATGCAAAAAACAAAGCGTCGTTTATTAACAGGAAATAAAGCGATTGCCGAAGCGATCCGCCAAGAAATGGAACGAGATCCGAGCGTGTTTGTCATGGGAGAGGATGTCGGTGTATACGGAGGCATATTCGGGGCGACGGAAGGATTATTTCAACAATTCGGTCCTGAAAGGGTGATGGATACACCGATTTCCGAAACGGCATTTATTGGGGCGGCGATTGGCGCCGCTGCAGAAGGGATGCGGCCGATTGTTGAATTAATGTTCGTTGATTTCTTCGGCGTTTGCATGGACCAAATTTATAACCATATGGCCAAAATTCCATATATGTCGGGAGGACGGGTGAAGCTGCCGATCGTGTTAATGACCGCTGTTGGCGGGGGATACAGCGATGCCGCCCAGCATTCGCAAACATTATATGCCACTTTTGCCCATCTTCCGGGAATGAAAGTGGTAGCGCCATCCACTCCGTATGATTTGAAAGGAATGATGATTTCCGCCATCCGCGATGACAATCCAGTCGTCTTTATGTTTCATAAAACATTGCAAGGATTAGGCTGGATGGACCAACTGGACGCGTCCGTCGGACATGTTCCGGAAGAAGCATATACTGTGCCAATCGGCAAGGCGAAAGTGGTGAGAGAAGGGACGGATATTACGATTGTTGGCATCCAAATGACGACCCATCACGCTTTAGAAGCGGCGAAAAAGCTGGAACAGCACGGCGTGCAAGCAGAAGTCATCGATTTGCGTTCCCTCGTTCCTTTAGACCGCGAAACGATTCTTCAATCAATTAAAAAGACGCACCGTTTGCTTGTTGTCGATGAAGATTACTTATCATACGGCATGACGGCAGAAATCGCTGCGATTGCCGCTGAAGAAGGCTTATATGATTTGGATGCGCCTGTCAGAAGATTGGCCGTTCCGGATGTGCCAATTCCGTACAGCCGCCCGCTTGAACAATTTGTCTTGCCAAATGCCGACAAAATTTTTCACGAAGCAATGAAACTCGTCAACGAATAA
- a CDS encoding 2-oxo acid dehydrogenase subunit E2, giving the protein MLMEVKLPRLSDTYDESLITFWHVSEGDAVEKGDTLVEVQTEKAVSEIEAPESGIVKEIRKKRGETAAVGEVLAVIETAAETADSPEEQEKTEQEIPEETAVQAQEIPVEKKATPRVKKLAKELGVDWRLVTPTGPDGKVTEEDVRNAAKQSEHEKQPSRFVKAAPSVRKFAREHHVNLDEVTPTGPNGRILKSDVEAVIAKRKLAQTEAEQKAAAAKETTRDITQSQRRIPLTGIRKAIANAMVHSKSAIPHVTHFDEANVTKLVSHRQSVKPFADEEGIKLTYLAYAVKALTAVLKKYPMLNASLDEEREEIILKDEYHIGFAADTDRGLVVPVIKHADQKSLFQIAKEIQELADKARNGSIKADEMTGSTCTISNIGSANGSWFTPIIHYPESCILGIGRVEKKPVVVDDSLEIAPMMALSLSYDHRLIDGVLAQKALNELKKYLSEPDLLFVI; this is encoded by the coding sequence ATGTTAATGGAAGTGAAATTGCCCCGACTATCCGATACGTATGATGAAAGTTTAATCACCTTCTGGCATGTTTCAGAAGGGGATGCCGTGGAAAAAGGCGATACGCTTGTGGAAGTGCAGACGGAAAAAGCCGTTTCAGAAATTGAGGCGCCGGAGTCAGGCATTGTCAAAGAAATCCGGAAAAAAAGAGGCGAAACCGCCGCGGTCGGGGAAGTATTAGCTGTTATTGAAACAGCCGCGGAAACGGCAGATTCCCCAGAGGAGCAGGAGAAAACAGAGCAGGAGATTCCTGAGGAAACAGCAGTTCAGGCTCAGGAAATTCCGGTTGAGAAAAAGGCGACGCCGCGTGTAAAAAAATTGGCCAAAGAACTTGGTGTGGACTGGCGCCTTGTCACCCCAACCGGGCCGGATGGCAAAGTCACGGAAGAAGATGTCCGAAATGCGGCAAAACAAAGTGAACACGAAAAACAGCCGAGCCGGTTTGTCAAAGCGGCGCCATCCGTGCGCAAATTTGCCCGCGAACACCATGTGAACCTTGATGAAGTGACCCCGACCGGGCCGAACGGAAGAATACTAAAAAGCGATGTCGAAGCAGTCATCGCCAAACGGAAATTAGCGCAAACAGAAGCGGAACAAAAAGCGGCAGCTGCCAAAGAAACAACACGGGATATCACGCAAAGCCAACGAAGAATCCCGCTTACCGGCATTCGAAAAGCGATAGCAAACGCCATGGTTCATTCGAAATCGGCAATCCCGCATGTAACTCATTTTGATGAGGCGAATGTAACAAAGCTTGTCTCCCATCGCCAAAGTGTGAAACCGTTTGCGGATGAAGAGGGAATTAAACTCACGTATTTAGCATATGCGGTCAAAGCGTTAACGGCGGTGCTGAAAAAATACCCGATGTTAAATGCCTCGTTGGATGAGGAACGAGAGGAAATTATTTTAAAGGATGAATACCATATCGGCTTTGCCGCTGATACGGATCGCGGCCTTGTTGTTCCGGTGATCAAACATGCGGATCAAAAATCGTTATTTCAAATCGCTAAAGAAATTCAAGAGCTTGCGGACAAAGCAAGAAATGGTTCCATCAAAGCGGATGAAATGACGGGATCCACGTGTACGATATCAAACATCGGATCAGCGAATGGTTCTTGGTTTACGCCGATCATCCACTATCCAGAATCATGTATTTTAGGGATCGGCAGAGTGGAGAAAAAACCTGTTGTCGTCGATGATTCGCTCGAAATCGCCCCGATGATGGCTTTATCGCTCAGCTATGATCACCGCTTGATCGACGGCGTTTTAGCGCAAAAAGCGTTAAATGAATTGAAAAAATATTTAAGCGAACCGGATTTGTTATTTGTCATATAA
- a CDS encoding formate/nitrite transporter family protein, which produces MEAVQKCKELALKKRSILERSLIQYMVRAALAGVYIGFALVLCFRVGEFFREANSPATYLVSGIFFGIALVLIMYGEAELFTGNTMYFTISTLQKETSLKDMLQNWLACYSGNLLGAVFFAFLISQSGVFDHIPKEHLLFAVTEKKMHATMMQLFFKGILCNWLVCLAIFIPMQMKEDMAKIFSMILIVFIFFASGYEHSIANFVLFSIALAVPHPETINLAGVVHNIVPVTLGNIVGGALFMGALYTYLASRNDAQFSEKQSVGYLFHNKKKMLNK; this is translated from the coding sequence ATGGAAGCAGTTCAAAAATGCAAAGAGTTAGCTTTAAAAAAGCGTTCTATTCTTGAGCGTTCTCTTATTCAATATATGGTGCGGGCTGCTTTGGCAGGGGTGTATATCGGATTTGCGCTTGTTCTGTGCTTCCGCGTAGGGGAATTTTTCCGTGAAGCGAATTCTCCGGCGACTTATTTGGTTAGCGGTATTTTTTTTGGAATCGCCTTAGTATTAATTATGTATGGTGAGGCTGAACTGTTTACCGGCAATACGATGTATTTTACAATTAGCACCTTGCAAAAAGAAACGTCGCTCAAAGATATGTTGCAAAATTGGCTTGCGTGCTACAGCGGCAACTTATTAGGCGCTGTGTTTTTTGCTTTTCTTATTTCGCAATCCGGCGTTTTTGATCATATTCCAAAAGAACATTTATTATTTGCTGTGACGGAGAAAAAAATGCATGCAACAATGATGCAGCTTTTTTTTAAAGGGATTCTCTGTAACTGGCTTGTTTGTTTAGCGATTTTTATTCCAATGCAGATGAAAGAGGATATGGCAAAAATATTTTCGATGATTCTTATTGTTTTTATCTTTTTTGCCTCTGGATATGAACACTCTATTGCCAATTTCGTCCTCTTTTCGATTGCATTAGCGGTTCCGCATCCAGAGACGATTAATTTAGCCGGCGTGGTGCATAACATTGTTCCTGTGACATTGGGCAATATTGTCGGCGGTGCTTTATTTATGGGAGCGTTGTATACGTATTTGGCATCGCGAAACGATGCCCAATTTTCCGAAAAACAATCTGTTGGCTATTTGTTTCATAATAAAAAGAAAATGCTGAATAAATGA
- a CDS encoding DMT family transporter translates to MKFLYILLALLGGMMAGIQAPINGSLGKKIGSVEGAFTSFFVGTLFLAFLVLFFGKGQITHVFQVPKWNLLGGLLGAFFVTFVILSVPNVGAALTIFAAIIGQIAISIIIDHFGLFGAQKIPMNVNRLLGLVFMLVALFFIYRGSVSSS, encoded by the coding sequence ATGAAGTTTTTGTACATTCTTTTAGCCTTGTTGGGCGGAATGATGGCGGGAATTCAGGCGCCTATCAACGGAAGCTTAGGGAAAAAAATCGGCAGCGTTGAAGGAGCATTTACTTCCTTTTTTGTCGGAACGCTTTTTTTAGCCTTTTTGGTCCTGTTTTTTGGAAAGGGGCAAATCACCCATGTGTTTCAAGTGCCGAAATGGAATTTGCTTGGCGGCTTGTTAGGGGCTTTTTTTGTGACGTTTGTCATTCTTTCTGTGCCGAACGTAGGGGCGGCTTTAACGATTTTCGCGGCAATTATTGGCCAAATCGCCATAAGTATTATCATTGATCATTTTGGTTTGTTTGGCGCACAAAAAATCCCAATGAATGTCAACCGTTTGCTGGGCTTGGTGTTTATGTTGGTTGCCCTGTTCTTTATTTACCGGGGCAGTGTTTCTTCGTCATAA
- a CDS encoding class I SAM-dependent methyltransferase has protein sequence MNNSWNAFIYKCWAPVYDFFFNRGLFYSARKRVFAQVNVAEGSRVLFVGVGTGADLAFFPLDRLKVVAVDYSIDMLKKAKGKYPHIELMQMDAQSLSFPACSFDLIVASLIVSVVPNPEKAILEMARVVKKGGTIIIFDKFAPRHQKLSVVKKIIRPVIKLLGTDIGISFAKVYKAVKHECCVIEDSDVMMRGMYRKIVLKKITGCT, from the coding sequence CTGAATAACAGTTGGAATGCTTTTATTTACAAATGCTGGGCGCCTGTTTATGATTTCTTTTTCAATCGAGGTTTATTTTATTCAGCAAGAAAAAGGGTATTTGCGCAAGTGAATGTGGCAGAGGGAAGCAGGGTGCTTTTTGTCGGTGTGGGCACTGGGGCAGATTTAGCGTTTTTTCCGTTAGATCGGCTCAAGGTTGTTGCGGTGGATTACTCTATCGACATGCTGAAAAAAGCAAAAGGAAAATATCCCCATATTGAATTGATGCAAATGGATGCCCAATCTTTATCTTTTCCGGCTTGTTCGTTTGATCTGATTGTTGCGAGTTTAATTGTCAGTGTTGTGCCAAATCCGGAAAAAGCGATATTAGAGATGGCAAGGGTAGTAAAAAAAGGAGGAACCATCATTATATTCGACAAATTTGCGCCTAGACACCAAAAACTTTCCGTCGTAAAAAAAATCATTCGCCCTGTCATAAAGCTGTTGGGGACGGACATAGGCATTTCATTTGCAAAGGTTTATAAAGCAGTCAAACATGAATGCTGCGTCATTGAAGATTCCGATGTAATGATGCGCGGCATGTATCGAAAGATTGTATTGAAAAAAATCACCGGCTGTACATAG